Part of the Oryzias melastigma strain HK-1 linkage group LG11, ASM292280v2, whole genome shotgun sequence genome, TTTATACTTTTAAGATGCcataagtttttttctttgtaactcATAACAgtattttcaaatcttttataCACTTTGAGTGTTTTCCCATTTTATATCCTGATGACAGAGAATCCGGCCTGGGAGAGTTCTGTCACAAGCTTTGTATCTGCAACGCCATCAGAGACGCTCTGGAAGGAGAAGTCCTCAGTGTGCGCTTCCAGCAGCTTCTCCTCAAGCCCAGTAGAAAAATGGTGGATTTCATTTTAGAGGTATTGAAACTCAGATctttattaggtttttttttttttccatgcaaTCAGCACTTCACGTTAAAAGGTCGCATAGAAAAAGATACGAGTTTGAGAAACCTGGACTAAATTCAGATCAGACTTGACTTTAGTTCTAGTAGTAATGTAGTGTTGGCTCTGGAGGTCATTAGGTCTGACTTTAGTTTTTGAGTCTGATGCTTTTGTCCTGCAGGTGTGTACGCGCTCTCTGGAAAAAGAGGGTCTATCAGAAATGTCCAGAAGAAACATGGCTGGTTTCTTGAAGTGAGTAACGCCAGACTCGCATAAGTCAAACACATGTCTCCCCAGAGGTGTGATGATTGTCTCTTCTGTGCTGCAGGACTCTGTGTGAAGGCCTGGAGGACCTGTCTCTGGTGTTCGTGGTGTCCTCTCATCAGCTgttcctggagctgctgaaggaTGAGGAGAGGAAGGTCCTGGTGGAGCGGGTGAGGAAGAGGTCCGCCACCATCAGCCTCAGTGCCAAACCTTTGCCTTCGTTTTATGACATTCCAGGTAAAGAGTTTGATGATTTctataagggaaaaaaaataccgAAGTTTTTGTTCTAACAGAATTACTTGGCTCCCAGCTTCAGCCAGTGTGAACATCGGACAGCTGGAGCAGCAGTTGATCCTTTCACTGGATCCTCGCAGGATCAGACAGATCCTCATTGAACTCCATGGCATGGCCGAAAGACCCTTCTGGAGAGTCAACAGCAAGGTCTGGTGAAGCCGTCATGTCTTCTTCTCACACAGCAGTAATTCAGTTACTCATTCTGTGGGTGGTTTTGTGCAGTGGGAGGTTCCTCCAGACTACATTAGCGTGATTCTTGGCATTAAGGACAACCTGACCAAAGACCTGGTGTACATCCTCATGGCTAAAGGCCTTCACTGCATTTCAATAAAGGTTTGTTCACTCTTTTATGGTTCAGGTAATGTTTCTGGAATGCAGAAATATATAGTCTTTTCCTtagaaaattgctttaaatcactcgattatttgtttttttcattgcgGCAGGACTTTGTCCACGCTCGGCAGCTGTTTTCTGCCTGCCTGGAGCTCGTCACAGAGTTTTCTCCTAAGCTCAGGCAGGTGATGCTCAACGAGATCCTGCTGCTGGAAGTCCGGGCTCACGAGAGTTTGGCTGCTGAGGGGAGCAAGGAGCGCCCTCCCCCTGACCTGGTCAGCAGGGTCCGAGGATACCTGGAGATGAGGATTCATGGTATGCTGTTGTCATTAAATCCTACACATTGTCACATTGTGAGAAATCTGTACAAGACATGGACCTGGTTGATGTTTGTGGTTTTGAATGAGTTCATTTGTCTGACACATAATGTTTGTAATTAGAGTGTTTAGAATCTACTTTTGGAGGTATCACATCATTGATTATCAtccaaagctttaaaaacataaatattccTAAAATTATTTATGCCCATATGGAGTTGTCGGCTCACTTAAAACCAACTtgggtttatttattaaatttttttgcaGATCTGCCCCTGCGTCAGGTGGTGGGGGAGGAGTGTGTGGCTTTCATGCTCAACTGGAGGGAGAACGACTACCTGACGCTGCAGGTTCCTCCATCTTTGGTCATGAACAACCCCTACATTAAGGTAATCTTTCTGTTTATGATCGTTTTAATGGTGAATGCATTGCTTCAGTctgtaaagtgtgttttaactttttctgctataaaaaaagcttgaaatgttttttatgtctcAGTGTTAGTCATATactaaacaaataataaattggCTTTAAATCTAATGTTGGGTGTTATTTTGAAAACCCAACATACAGTTTTGTTAATCCTGGATGCTTTGTAAAAATTCCAGTCAgctttcaataaaataattttagttttttttttgctgactgAAGATTATTCACTCCCAACATAATTTAGTGGTGActtcattttacatttctgcagGTGTAAACTAGTCTTCTGTCCTTTCATCCTTTCACAGGTTGGCCAGCTCCTGGCATCCACGTGTAAGGAGCTCCCGGGTCCCAAAGAGAGCCGCCGTACAGCCAAGGAGCTGTGGGACGTGGTGGTTCAGATCTGCAGCGTCTCCGTTCAGCACAAGAGGAACAATGATGGCCGTGTTGGCCTCATCAAACAGAGGGAGTCCTCTTTGGGCATCATGCACAGGTGTGTCCCTGCAGATCTACCAACACCTGCGAGGTTTGTATTAAACAAAGCTTTAAGAGGCTTAATCTGGTGTTTCATCTTTTTAGGAGCAAATTCATCACATTCATCAAGAAGCTTCGAGTAAGTGACCACCACTATCAGTGAGGAAAGCTCAGATCCTACTTATGTAACAAacgtcatcttttttttcccaggagCCACTGGTGCTAACTACACTAATCTCCCTGTTTGTCAGACTCCACAGTATAGTCCGggtatgtttttcatttaattttttttttaaagatcaaagGTATGGAGAAGAGCTGTGAAAAGTAGTTATGTAAATCAGTAGagttaaaaaagagattttaaattaaacccaAAGTTAGAAAGATAAGCAAAGAGTTGTCAATTTGTTTGATATGAATCTCCAAACAGGTAGATTTTAGTCTTAATTACCTAAATTGATTATTGTAAAAGTATAATTTTATGAGACATTCCAATGTAGCAAACAGGTTAGACCTCagttataataaatcaaaaaaatatatattttaaactgtgGGCGGTGGTAGAGTGTCATAATGACCCCATGGTAAGCATTTAAAGTCTCTATGTTCAGTCATACAGTGTTTAagcaaataaagttaaattctagatttattaagatgtttgaaccaaaaagtaaaataaacctcaTATCAGGGCAGGCTGATAGTTTTGACGGATTTTGCTTTAAAGAAAGAGGGATCAGAAAGTCTATTACTAAAAATGCTTTATACAATTTGATTTttggaattgattttttttttcaagtaactaaacttaaaaaagcaataaaagtttGAACTGTGAGGGGCCAAACTGTAATGTTCTTTCAACCACTGTTTGACTATTTAACCCTCATAAATCCTGATAAATCCATGTTTGAAAGAAAGgcaataactaaaaataaaataaataataaataaatctctgaaattgcagatattttttcttaattttttgggtttttttgcctaaaaaaaaacggTGTTTTGCTATCTTGAGATGGACTAAATGTTTTGTCCTCAGGACGACATTGTGAATGAAGTGACAGCAGAGCACCTCTCCATCTGGCCGTCCACTCTACCTAAgtaagaaatctttttttaccGTTACACCCCCTGTTTGAGAAGAGACGTCAAAACCACCATTACCCTCCTCCACCATCAGCATGGGCATTTAAGCTGCTTTAAGCGGCTGATTATTGtagttttatgatttatttttatttctgttcatgTTTGCAGCATTCAGGCTGTAGATGTGGAGGCTGTGGCTGTAACCGTCAAAGAGCTGGTGTCCTACGCTTTAATGCTGAACCCCAACAACCAGTCATGGCTCATCACACAGGCTGACATCTACTTTGGTACAAATGACTTTACTTTTTATCCTTTGTAATCCTCAGTATCAGGTATCCAAGTTTGTGTGGcttctagggctgccacaattagtcattactttatataatatggagtcggagtgttgtaaagttgaaagctaTAATgaatggtattctgctagctttttggactattttggcatttattaaggttttttaggctaatttggagtttagctaagatctccgttgcatgctagctattttggctaatataggatttttaaaaaaaagtttttttaggctaatttggagtttagctaatatttcagctgcatgctagctattttggctaatttgggatttttttgtttgttttagctaatttggagtttagctaatatttcagctgcatgctaactattttggctaatttaagatttttttttagatttttaggctaatttggagtttagctaatatttcagctacatggctAACTGTTAgctgctaactgttttggctaacaggattttttttttttggcatttaactaatattttagctagctatcagtttcagcatcttcagctatcaacactaccgttattagcagccaaattcagcttacatcattcacactagcattattgcaggtaatgctatatatctagttttcagttagtttaaagctaatgatggttaagatgtgtgctttacatccagtttgcgtatgacccgattagtcgactaatttgaaaaaataaccggtgattagttgacttttaaaataatcatttgtggcagcactagtggcTTCAAGATGTTGaaaaactttttgtctttttgaagtGACCAGTCAGTACTCTGCTGCACTGAACTTTTACCTACAAGCTGGAGCTGTGTGTTCCGACTTCTTCACTAAACCTGTCCCTCCTGATGCCTACACAGACCAGGTAATTCTCACCTGTGCTTTACGCTTTAtggacaaacaaaagcaaaaagcactaaaaaaatgttttgctgctTGCAGGTTCTGAAGAGAATGATCAAGTGTTGTTCAATGATGAACTGCCACACACAGGTCAGAGTTCAAAccagtttaaaaatgaactacAGCTCAATTTAGCCTAATGGGCCgtatgtgttttttctttacaggTTGCAGTTTTGTGCCAGTTTCTGAGAGAAGTCGATTACATGACAGCTTTTAAAGCTCTCCAGGAGCAGAACAGGTAAGATCCAAAAGAATCCTCGTGAAGTACCACCAGAACCAGCCCCTAATTCAGCTTTGTTACATTTCCACAGCCACGATGCCATGGACTCATTCTACGACTACATCTGGGATGTCACAATTCTGGAGTACCTCACTCGTATCCTGTCAGAATCTCATATGTTATTTGTCTTAATTCCGATCCTTTGAATGAATTGAGTCTTGACCATGTGCTCAGATATTCACCACAAACGGGGCGAAACGGAGAAGCGACAAATAGCCGTAAGTCtgtttagaacagcaaaaatatcgagcaataaatcaaaatactattttttgctgtttctaCACTATTTCATCTATTAAATGAGCCCAGCTGAGAGTAAATTGACTTTTAACACAGCTTTGCAAACACCTTGATGTTCGTCTCCTTGTCCTTTATGGAGTATTTGAACTCAAATCTGACACACATTCATGACTTTTGGGTCACGTATGATAAATATGATATAGGGCTTATAACAAATgcttaaaatgattatttttccaagCATTTTAGTTCcctttttataactttatcaACTGCAAGGCGAAGAAGAAGTTCTCATTTTTCAGTTTACCTGAAAGATCAGGGAGTTCTGGGATCTGAACACTTTTCAATCTTGTTtgcctattttcttttttcaaattagagctgaaacttacaaaaaatattaaaattatgcCAACTAGGGCTTTTGGAGTTCGGACCTGCAGTTCAAAGTTGCAGCAGTTCAAGTTGGACACATGATGTCATCCCgtaaatcacctttttttggatgtttttgtgtAGGTATGTTAGATAGTTTGCGTGCATAGCTTTAAAGGATGAAGGAGAGGGGGCGCCGAGCACAAGATCTCACAATCTTCGCGTGTCTTTGGCCACACCCCCATGCTAACCACGATGTTTCCAACCTCTCAGATCAAAGCAATCGGGCAGACAGAGCTCAACACCAGCAACCCAGAGGAAGTGCTGCAGCTGGCTgcacagaagaggaagaagagattCCTGCAGGCAATGCTCAAACTCTACTGCTGATGCAGAAGAGCTGCCGTTTCACCGCAGGAGGAGAGGGATGTGTTTTGTAGAAGAAAAAGGCTGTTTGAtttgtcaataaatgtttttgtatttacctAACAGtggaaaatagttatttttctgCACAACACTCTGATGGTAATACAGTGTTAAACTGTAAGCTAAAACCAAGAAAGTAGAACAGTTAATGCATCACCAGAAACAGATCTATTTGATGTTATCTACAGACATGAGGGCTTTATTTTTACCAAACAATACATCTTAGACCTTTAAACACCTTTTATCTTcagaaaatttgagttttgaagtcaaaaacaggtttaaagTAAGTTTTATTATAATATGGTCTACATGAACatcttttaatcttaattttttcttGTCCAGGCCTgtcttgatttgattttggGCCTGACTG contains:
- the ints8 gene encoding integrator complex subunit 8 isoform X1; translation: MPQVCANVAQYVSPRVTDRNRKCTGAMAKRLVYYGRMSAEAADRVAAVISSRPSTPLQISWFEFLLDNSLLEKHLQKPNADPSPVQLIIQFLEQASKQSVNEQNQVQAPADNRRNRTLKLLALKVAAHMKWDLDVLEKGLTIPVLNMLLNELLCVSKVPPGVKHVDLDLSTLPPTTAMAVIIYNRWAVRTIVLSSFPEKQTKPGPHQMNMLSIVQQEKEMTDNILTVLKEQAADSISVLEGALHLKRDFYVHTLRTLELLGADAAANGETESSTAGLCISADELHCQVHYDLGGIFFHQSCTDQSAYEKARDHFRQTKEILKKLSVPVHVHLDEKRLAGYWNACRALTGDCDPADPHTTPYDQINSLIRAHNHQAVIEAFIKDNTSHSLPNHFRRSVLREFLYKVQQGESGLGEFCHKLCICNAIRDALEGEVLSVRFQQLLLKPSRKMVDFILEVCTRSLEKEGLSEMSRRNMAGFLKTLCEGLEDLSLVFVVSSHQLFLELLKDEERKVLVERVRKRSATISLSAKPLPSFYDIPASASVNIGQLEQQLILSLDPRRIRQILIELHGMAERPFWRVNSKWEVPPDYISVILGIKDNLTKDLVYILMAKGLHCISIKDFVHARQLFSACLELVTEFSPKLRQVMLNEILLLEVRAHESLAAEGSKERPPPDLVSRVRGYLEMRIHDLPLRQVVGEECVAFMLNWRENDYLTLQVPPSLVMNNPYIKVGQLLASTCKELPGPKESRRTAKELWDVVVQICSVSVQHKRNNDGRVGLIKQRESSLGIMHRSKFITFIKKLREPLVLTTLISLFVRLHSIVRDDIVNEVTAEHLSIWPSTLPNIQAVDVEAVAVTVKELVSYALMLNPNNQSWLITQADIYFVTSQYSAALNFYLQAGAVCSDFFTKPVPPDAYTDQVLKRMIKCCSMMNCHTQVAVLCQFLREVDYMTAFKALQEQNSHDAMDSFYDYIWDVTILEYLTHIHHKRGETEKRQIAIKAIGQTELNTSNPEEVLQLAAQKRKKRFLQAMLKLYC
- the ints8 gene encoding integrator complex subunit 8 isoform X2 yields the protein MSAEAADRVAAVISSRPSTPLQISWFEFLLDNSLLEKHLQKPNADPSPVQLIIQFLEQASKQSVNEQNQVQAPADNRRNRTLKLLALKVAAHMKWDLDVLEKGLTIPVLNMLLNELLCVSKVPPGVKHVDLDLSTLPPTTAMAVIIYNRWAVRTIVLSSFPEKQTKPGPHQMNMLSIVQQEKEMTDNILTVLKEQAADSISVLEGALHLKRDFYVHTLRTLELLGADAAANGETESSTAGLCISADELHCQVHYDLGGIFFHQSCTDQSAYEKARDHFRQTKEILKKLSVPVHVHLDEKRLAGYWNACRALTGDCDPADPHTTPYDQINSLIRAHNHQAVIEAFIKDNTSHSLPNHFRRSVLREFLYKVQQGESGLGEFCHKLCICNAIRDALEGEVLSVRFQQLLLKPSRKMVDFILEVCTRSLEKEGLSEMSRRNMAGFLKTLCEGLEDLSLVFVVSSHQLFLELLKDEERKVLVERVRKRSATISLSAKPLPSFYDIPASASVNIGQLEQQLILSLDPRRIRQILIELHGMAERPFWRVNSKWEVPPDYISVILGIKDNLTKDLVYILMAKGLHCISIKDFVHARQLFSACLELVTEFSPKLRQVMLNEILLLEVRAHESLAAEGSKERPPPDLVSRVRGYLEMRIHDLPLRQVVGEECVAFMLNWRENDYLTLQVPPSLVMNNPYIKVGQLLASTCKELPGPKESRRTAKELWDVVVQICSVSVQHKRNNDGRVGLIKQRESSLGIMHRSKFITFIKKLREPLVLTTLISLFVRLHSIVRDDIVNEVTAEHLSIWPSTLPNIQAVDVEAVAVTVKELVSYALMLNPNNQSWLITQADIYFVTSQYSAALNFYLQAGAVCSDFFTKPVPPDAYTDQVLKRMIKCCSMMNCHTQVAVLCQFLREVDYMTAFKALQEQNSHDAMDSFYDYIWDVTILEYLTHIHHKRGETEKRQIAIKAIGQTELNTSNPEEVLQLAAQKRKKRFLQAMLKLYC